One genomic segment of candidate division KSB1 bacterium includes these proteins:
- a CDS encoding PorV/PorQ family protein, with the protein MRNCPKRKIGTLVLLLAAVLWWGSSYAQKVGSTSMQFLKVIPSARGAALGEAYSVWATGSEAVFWNPAGVARVESPEFFTGYVNWLFDAQQGALGFATPVGSSGAIGAQLQYVDFGEFEETSNARPFINDPEHPGLTGRTFRPFACVVGLSYGRDLTDKFSVGIGTKFVYQSLFSERQVTAMVRPGVYEDVKTWADGLLFDFGIRYNTGYRSIHLGSAVQNFGADIRFAKEAHPVPLLFRFGVAADLVGRDGLLVGNQEEHRLGVVVDIFHPNDYEQQVHLGGEYEIRGVLALRAGYKFNYDFDGLTLGAGFKFAAEGVRLLLDWSYGDMGTYLGNVQRISARMILP; encoded by the coding sequence ATGAGAAACTGTCCGAAGCGAAAAATCGGCACGCTTGTTTTGCTGTTGGCCGCCGTTTTGTGGTGGGGTTCCTCCTACGCGCAGAAGGTAGGCAGCACCTCGATGCAGTTTCTCAAGGTCATCCCCTCGGCGCGGGGAGCTGCCTTAGGCGAAGCTTACTCCGTGTGGGCAACTGGCTCTGAGGCAGTTTTTTGGAATCCTGCCGGGGTGGCGAGGGTCGAGAGTCCGGAGTTTTTCACCGGCTACGTGAACTGGCTTTTCGACGCGCAGCAGGGGGCACTCGGCTTCGCCACGCCGGTGGGAAGCAGTGGGGCCATAGGAGCGCAACTGCAGTACGTCGATTTCGGCGAATTTGAAGAGACCAGCAATGCGCGGCCGTTCATAAACGATCCCGAGCATCCGGGGCTCACCGGGCGGACTTTTCGACCTTTCGCGTGTGTGGTTGGCCTTTCTTATGGCCGTGATCTGACGGACAAGTTTTCGGTGGGAATAGGGACGAAGTTCGTTTACCAATCGCTTTTCAGCGAACGACAGGTGACAGCCATGGTTCGGCCCGGCGTGTATGAGGACGTGAAGACGTGGGCAGACGGTCTGCTTTTCGATTTCGGGATTCGCTACAACACCGGCTACCGTTCCATTCACCTTGGCTCCGCAGTGCAGAACTTTGGTGCGGACATCAGGTTCGCCAAGGAAGCGCACCCGGTTCCGCTGCTTTTCCGGTTCGGAGTCGCAGCCGACCTGGTCGGGCGCGATGGCTTGCTTGTGGGCAACCAGGAAGAGCATCGGCTCGGCGTGGTCGTGGACATTTTCCACCCAAATGACTACGAGCAACAGGTGCACCTGGGGGGCGAGTACGAGATCCGCGGGGTACTCGCCCTGCGCGCCGGTTACAAGTTCAACTATGACTTCGACGGCCTGACTTTGGGCGCAGGCTTCAAGTTCGCTGCAGAAGGTGTCCGTCTGCTACTTGACTGGAGTTATGGCGATATGGGCACTTACCTGGGCAACGTGCAACGCATTAGCGCGAGAATGATTCTGCCATGA
- a CDS encoding T9SS C-terminal target domain-containing protein, translating into MKRAQVLILSLLLGAGQTAGQQRDWRVHSRGMLHQTVFNTGELGRAYSAGGTIQPGMPCMEWPPYSRIVLERTNYPGQHNSFGSGIWIAGTRPGGRKYAFCGAVSNSSGDPVPVVGVYSIPLDIQRIENFPLLGDGSLNPSFDPDEAEEIIIAGWDTPVGVRVTRTSRAWSWPGYDSFIIYEYEFQNVTGDTIKDLFVTFANTFAPSMFGYQRNHGSWTESAFRGQPPAGLGDHFARFDLKRWMSYNHEREGLPDPVFFEEWSTPGNRGGLNSPQAVGIVVLHYDYEHLCRRDQTQQVFLATGDSAGMWDENGKAKQPFLLRYENGNLPPEAKTATWMDPTLRRKTGIWQGTEDSTRFCTQFEPLLWSYWKGRTKTSANLSWWQPAARAYGFYPYLLPPNETMYFAVAEAAGYGPGVADDRKYKDLGGNVRGGVDAGFYFNPVPSWYDTLQYSYLGTKNYIGSTYLQNHPLPWYVTPGVVSIRDVADRAIQMYTGRPLVKYDTLQYKPEEAAPKGRYDTVPIPFPAPAIRVEDTHAAANRIVWGPQVEEFNCRRLRARLSHYLVLRAPHPLGPWTVIDSVGIRDPRYFEKGEYAVLDPYSNLGDNVAYAVLSVDELGGKSGMTNLTLHETQAPPKERLGKVYVVPNPLIVTSGLSGSDPVGEIGDRVQFMGLTKRCIIRIFSYSGQLVKTIRHERETFGNPWYQLSVNNQLIASGVYYFVVEDLDTGDRSSGKFVVIH; encoded by the coding sequence ATGAAACGCGCTCAGGTGCTCATCCTTTCTCTCTTGTTGGGTGCCGGCCAAACGGCCGGTCAACAGCGTGACTGGCGGGTGCACTCCCGGGGTATGCTTCATCAAACCGTCTTCAATACTGGAGAGCTGGGGCGGGCCTACAGCGCTGGCGGCACCATACAGCCCGGCATGCCTTGCATGGAGTGGCCCCCGTACTCCCGGATTGTTCTGGAGAGGACAAACTACCCTGGCCAGCACAACTCCTTCGGCAGTGGAATTTGGATAGCCGGTACGCGACCAGGTGGGCGCAAGTATGCTTTCTGCGGCGCCGTATCAAACAGCAGCGGCGACCCAGTGCCTGTCGTCGGGGTGTACAGCATCCCCCTGGACATCCAGAGGATCGAGAACTTTCCGCTGCTCGGCGATGGTTCGCTCAACCCTTCATTCGACCCCGACGAGGCCGAGGAGATTATCATCGCTGGCTGGGACACTCCTGTTGGCGTCCGCGTGACGCGCACAAGCCGGGCATGGAGTTGGCCTGGTTACGACAGTTTCATCATCTACGAGTACGAGTTTCAGAACGTGACGGGCGACACGATCAAGGACCTGTTCGTCACCTTTGCAAACACGTTCGCCCCGTCCATGTTTGGCTACCAACGCAACCACGGCAGCTGGACGGAGAGCGCCTTTCGCGGGCAACCTCCGGCTGGCCTGGGTGACCATTTTGCCCGCTTCGACCTCAAGCGTTGGATGAGCTACAATCACGAGCGGGAGGGCCTTCCCGATCCGGTCTTTTTCGAGGAGTGGTCAACCCCCGGCAATCGCGGGGGCCTCAATTCGCCTCAGGCGGTCGGCATTGTGGTGTTGCATTATGACTATGAGCATTTGTGCCGAAGGGACCAGACCCAGCAGGTCTTCCTGGCGACCGGCGACAGTGCAGGCATGTGGGACGAGAACGGCAAGGCAAAGCAACCTTTCCTGCTCCGCTATGAGAACGGCAACCTTCCGCCAGAGGCGAAAACAGCGACATGGATGGACCCCACTTTGCGCCGCAAGACGGGAATCTGGCAGGGCACCGAGGACTCGACCCGCTTCTGCACACAATTCGAACCACTCCTCTGGTCGTACTGGAAAGGCCGCACCAAGACCTCGGCAAACCTTTCGTGGTGGCAGCCGGCGGCGCGAGCCTATGGTTTCTACCCCTATCTCCTTCCTCCCAACGAGACGATGTATTTTGCCGTCGCAGAAGCGGCGGGGTATGGGCCCGGAGTTGCCGACGACCGGAAGTACAAGGACCTGGGTGGCAACGTTCGGGGTGGCGTGGATGCGGGATTCTACTTCAACCCTGTGCCCAGCTGGTACGACACGCTGCAGTACAGCTACTTGGGCACCAAGAACTACATCGGCAGCACCTATCTGCAGAATCACCCGCTGCCCTGGTATGTCACGCCGGGTGTCGTTTCCATCCGCGACGTCGCAGATAGGGCCATTCAGATGTACACCGGGCGGCCGCTGGTGAAGTACGACACGCTGCAGTACAAACCGGAAGAGGCTGCGCCCAAGGGCAGGTACGATACGGTGCCAATTCCTTTCCCGGCTCCCGCCATAAGAGTCGAAGACACGCACGCAGCGGCCAACCGAATCGTCTGGGGCCCGCAGGTGGAAGAATTTAACTGTCGACGGCTCCGTGCGCGGCTCAGCCACTACTTGGTGCTACGCGCGCCACATCCACTCGGGCCGTGGACGGTCATCGACTCGGTGGGCATCAGGGACCCAAGGTATTTCGAAAAGGGCGAGTATGCTGTTTTGGACCCGTACAGCAATCTCGGGGATAACGTCGCTTACGCGGTGCTGTCCGTGGATGAGTTGGGCGGCAAGAGCGGGATGACCAATCTCACCCTGCACGAAACGCAGGCGCCGCCAAAGGAGCGATTGGGGAAAGTCTACGTGGTTCCCAATCCGCTCATCGTTACCAGCGGACTGAGCGGCTCAGATCCCGTTGGTGAAATTGGCGATAGAGTCCAGTTCATGGGCCTGACGAAGCGCTGCATCATTCGCATCTTTTCCTATTCCGGGCAGCTGGTGAAGACCATCAGACACGAACGGGAGACCTTCGGCAACCCGTGGTATCAACTAAGCGTCAACAACCAGCTGATTGCGTCCGGGGTCTACTACTTTGTAGTCGAAGATCTCGACACGGGCGACCGCTCTAGCGGAAAGTTTGTGGTAATCCACTAA
- a CDS encoding TonB-dependent receptor — MAARHWLVGFALFWCVMPLSAQTVGKIAGRVTDAGTGGPLPGTNVVIVGTTMGAATDGKGEYYILNVAPGRYSLRASMIGYKPTVVVDVIVNAGKTTTVDFALPQTVLELGEIVVQATRPDVERDKTSTSAIVRFDEVQMLPGIRDIGDVIGLAADIVDGHFRGGRQGEEYYLLQGLGIVNPLDRSSAFLPIMSGVEEVEVITSGFGAQYGNAQSGVVNISMKEGDSHLWRTRVESRFRAPGRKHFGPSVYDPNANAYLRLLRDEHVWRTGDPSAEHAQPYYGTMASGLTNSFAGDTLVQLAVAQALWRQSRRDLGRSYGNEVDYSVEAASGGPVNQRMRMFLALRAEREWPVFPTEQANTEYQAMGNLVADLGGASTLRLSGGLSRLSEAVFPGSNSVSGYQRWLWDRITGTRLRKRANTQVGARFTKTLSQSTFYELKLNSLFTSNRVGATPVPDTFPDSVDFNWVVGTISFPNNNSPDMLNYQLGYDSFTKEKTRTLSLEGALTSQTTKAHLLNGGFQVNSYFLDVANFLNVRSNRLVERYTAHPFEAALYVQDKMEFEGLIANVGLRFDLWHSGIDYYTDLYTPFGGADSLGRFDPAKGERKKAPTYTRLQPRLGFSFPVSASTVFHLNYGAFMQRPAFQYMVSSRLGQRLNNPVILGNPRLEPETTNSYDVGVVQALGEGFTVDVSGYYKDVKNLVQQANFIDQRAGYQVSSYFNLDYADIRGFRIMLHKRKGALTGSVNYQYGYATGKSATATAATPIFNRDTSKVVTTDLTNVPTRDILLDFDRTHNVVVTIGYSTARTCGPSILNMRPFADVAVSVYSSIRSGRPYTSPADIRLINVKRAPSEYNTDLRLTKTIRNFFGAPARFYVEVFNLFNNRVLNYDYLFRRPTPTNPNLPLQYYEKYPIDDKENGVRYWWDKGRQGPFSIDQSFLIYENSPRAFNFGVVFDF, encoded by the coding sequence ATGGCCGCGAGACACTGGCTGGTGGGATTTGCACTGTTCTGGTGCGTCATGCCGCTTTCCGCGCAGACCGTGGGCAAGATTGCCGGCAGGGTGACGGATGCAGGCACCGGCGGGCCTTTGCCCGGCACCAATGTGGTCATCGTCGGGACCACCATGGGAGCCGCCACCGACGGCAAGGGCGAATACTACATCCTCAACGTTGCACCCGGGCGCTATTCTCTCCGTGCGTCGATGATAGGCTACAAGCCAACCGTCGTGGTGGACGTCATAGTGAATGCCGGCAAGACGACGACGGTTGACTTTGCGCTGCCGCAAACGGTGCTGGAACTGGGGGAGATTGTGGTCCAGGCGACCCGACCGGACGTCGAACGTGACAAGACCTCTACCAGCGCGATCGTCCGCTTCGACGAGGTGCAGATGTTGCCAGGAATTAGGGACATCGGCGACGTTATCGGCCTGGCGGCAGATATAGTCGATGGGCATTTCCGTGGTGGACGGCAAGGGGAGGAGTACTATCTGCTGCAGGGGCTGGGAATCGTCAACCCGCTGGACCGCAGCTCGGCTTTCCTCCCCATAATGAGCGGTGTAGAGGAAGTCGAGGTCATCACCAGTGGCTTTGGCGCCCAGTACGGGAACGCGCAATCCGGCGTCGTGAACATCTCGATGAAGGAAGGCGATTCGCACCTTTGGCGTACGAGGGTGGAGTCGCGCTTCCGCGCTCCTGGTCGCAAGCACTTTGGGCCAAGCGTCTACGACCCGAATGCGAACGCCTACCTCAGACTTCTGCGGGACGAACACGTGTGGCGCACGGGCGACCCCAGCGCAGAGCACGCTCAGCCTTACTACGGCACCATGGCTTCGGGGCTCACCAACAGTTTCGCGGGCGACACGCTGGTGCAACTGGCGGTGGCGCAGGCGCTGTGGAGGCAGAGCCGGCGTGACCTGGGTCGGTCGTATGGAAACGAGGTCGATTACTCGGTGGAAGCAGCCAGTGGAGGCCCTGTCAACCAAAGGATGAGGATGTTTTTGGCCCTGCGCGCCGAACGTGAATGGCCGGTCTTTCCGACGGAGCAAGCAAACACCGAGTACCAGGCGATGGGCAACCTGGTAGCCGACCTCGGTGGCGCCAGCACGCTGCGCCTCAGCGGTGGCCTTTCTCGCCTCTCGGAGGCCGTCTTTCCGGGATCGAACAGCGTGAGTGGCTACCAGCGCTGGTTGTGGGACAGGATCACGGGCACCCGCCTGCGCAAGAGAGCCAACACCCAGGTCGGAGCCCGTTTTACCAAGACGCTCAGCCAGAGCACTTTTTACGAACTCAAGCTGAACTCCCTCTTCACCAGCAACAGAGTGGGCGCAACGCCAGTGCCCGACACATTCCCCGACTCTGTCGACTTCAACTGGGTGGTCGGCACCATTTCTTTTCCCAACAACAACTCCCCTGACATGTTGAACTATCAGCTCGGCTACGATTCATTCACGAAGGAAAAGACACGGACGCTCTCTCTTGAGGGTGCGCTCACCAGTCAGACAACTAAAGCACATCTTCTCAACGGTGGCTTTCAGGTCAATTCGTACTTTCTGGATGTCGCCAACTTTCTCAATGTGCGCTCCAACCGACTGGTAGAGCGCTATACGGCACACCCGTTCGAAGCCGCCCTCTACGTGCAGGACAAAATGGAGTTCGAAGGGCTGATAGCGAACGTGGGCCTCAGGTTTGACTTGTGGCATTCCGGGATCGACTACTACACCGACCTGTACACGCCGTTTGGGGGTGCCGATTCTTTGGGACGGTTTGACCCCGCAAAGGGGGAAAGGAAAAAGGCACCGACCTACACACGACTGCAACCGCGCTTAGGCTTTTCGTTTCCCGTCTCGGCCAGCACTGTGTTTCATCTCAACTACGGGGCCTTTATGCAGCGGCCCGCCTTCCAGTACATGGTCTCAAGCAGACTCGGGCAGAGGCTGAACAACCCGGTGATCTTGGGCAACCCGCGGCTGGAGCCCGAGACAACCAACAGCTACGACGTGGGCGTGGTGCAGGCCCTTGGTGAAGGTTTCACCGTCGACGTGAGCGGCTACTACAAGGACGTGAAGAACCTGGTGCAACAGGCCAATTTCATAGACCAGCGAGCCGGCTACCAGGTCAGCTCTTACTTCAACCTCGACTATGCCGACATCCGCGGTTTTCGCATTATGCTTCACAAGCGCAAGGGTGCCCTCACAGGTTCGGTCAATTACCAGTACGGTTACGCCACTGGCAAGAGCGCCACAGCTACGGCGGCGACGCCGATATTCAATCGCGATACCTCGAAGGTGGTCACGACTGACCTGACCAACGTGCCGACGCGTGATATCCTCCTTGATTTCGACCGTACCCATAATGTGGTGGTCACCATCGGCTACAGCACTGCCCGCACCTGCGGGCCGTCGATTCTCAACATGCGGCCGTTTGCAGATGTAGCTGTTTCGGTCTACTCCTCAATCCGCAGTGGCAGACCATATACGTCGCCTGCAGACATCAGGCTTATCAACGTGAAACGCGCGCCCTCGGAGTACAACACCGACCTACGTCTTACCAAGACCATACGCAACTTCTTTGGCGCACCGGCCAGGTTCTACGTGGAGGTATTCAATTTGTTCAACAACAGGGTACTCAACTACGATTACTTGTTTCGGCGTCCCACACCGACCAATCCAAATCTACCTTTGCAGTACTACGAGAAGTACCCCATCGACGACAAGGAAAACGGTGTGCGTTATTGGTGGGACAAAGGAAGGCAGGGGCCGTTCAGCATAGACCAGTCTTTCCTCATCTATGAGAACAGCCCGCGGGCGTTCAACTTCGGAGTAGTGTTCGATTTTTAG
- a CDS encoding glycoside hydrolase family 88 protein, which yields MKGEQQVKTPRAIAIAMLMLGLFACEHQSNPWNGEAVLLGTRFAETIMKRHPGGYGDWDYVTGTVLRGFEELWRLTGDERYLYYIKMTVDRVVGDDGQIAGYAPQKYSLDYVQEGRMLLFLYRQTGEQKYKQAAAMVREQLKTHPRTPSGGFWHKAIYPHQMWLDGLYMAQPFYAEYATLLAEPQALDDVVHQFSLIAGNLKDKNTGLYYHAWDESRQAFWADPSTGLSQCHWGRALGWYVMALVDVLDFLPENNAGRGLLLNSLRELAGAVRRYQDAHTGLWWQVLDQSERAGNYLEASASAMFVYSLAKAIRMGYIDRSYLQTVKKGFQGLVEHMVYHDSAGNYNLLRICKSAGLGGDYPDKIRDGSFEYYVYMEPIVPNDGKGLGPFLAACAEVGRLSPR from the coding sequence ATGAAAGGAGAACAGCAGGTAAAAACCCCTCGTGCGATCGCCATCGCAATGCTGATGCTCGGCCTGTTCGCCTGTGAGCACCAAAGCAATCCCTGGAACGGTGAAGCAGTCTTATTGGGGACCCGTTTCGCCGAAACGATCATGAAGCGACACCCGGGCGGCTATGGTGATTGGGACTATGTGACCGGTACCGTGTTGCGTGGCTTTGAGGAGCTATGGCGCCTCACGGGAGACGAGCGGTATCTTTACTACATCAAGATGACCGTTGATCGCGTGGTCGGCGATGACGGCCAGATTGCCGGTTACGCTCCGCAGAAATACAGCCTCGACTATGTTCAAGAAGGGCGAATGCTCCTCTTCCTTTACCGGCAGACCGGCGAACAGAAGTACAAGCAGGCGGCTGCCATGGTGAGAGAACAGCTTAAGACACACCCGCGAACGCCCTCGGGAGGATTCTGGCATAAGGCAATCTATCCGCACCAGATGTGGCTGGATGGGCTGTATATGGCTCAGCCATTCTACGCCGAATACGCCACGCTCTTGGCTGAACCGCAGGCCCTCGACGATGTTGTCCACCAGTTCAGCCTGATCGCGGGAAATCTCAAAGACAAGAACACCGGACTCTACTACCACGCGTGGGACGAATCGCGTCAGGCATTCTGGGCCGACCCGAGCACTGGGTTGTCGCAGTGCCATTGGGGACGCGCGCTCGGGTGGTATGTGATGGCCTTGGTGGACGTGCTCGACTTTCTGCCGGAGAACAATGCGGGGCGGGGACTGCTGCTAAACTCTCTGCGGGAACTTGCCGGTGCGGTGCGCCGTTACCAAGATGCACATACTGGCCTGTGGTGGCAAGTGCTTGACCAGAGTGAACGCGCGGGGAACTACCTCGAGGCCTCCGCCTCCGCGATGTTCGTCTACTCCCTGGCCAAGGCAATTCGCATGGGTTACATCGATCGCTCATATCTTCAGACGGTGAAAAAGGGGTTTCAGGGCCTGGTTGAGCACATGGTCTACCATGATTCCGCCGGAAACTACAATCTCCTCAGAATTTGCAAAAGTGCAGGCCTGGGCGGAGACTACCCCGACAAGATCCGTGACGGAAGCTTTGAGTACTATGTCTACATGGAGCCGATTGTGCCAAACGATGGAAAGGGGCTGGGGCCCTTCTTGGCTGCCTGTGCGGAGGTGGGAAGATTGTCCCCGCGATAG
- a CDS encoding pectate lyase, producing MRTVYGLLSWVAWVAPLCAQTLAFPGAEGFGRFTVGGRGGRVIEVTTLADSGPGSLREALEQPGARTVVFRVGGTITLQSPLVVSHDSVTIAGQTAPGDGICVRGYPVLIEADNVVIRFLRCRMGDDNRIEGDALSAMFRKELIIDHCSFSWATDEVLTVRDNENSTVQWCIIAESLRRSYHHKGPHGYGGIWGGKGASFHHNLLAHHSSRNPRFNGSRYHRQPERELVDFRNNVIYNWGGQSAYGGERGRQNVVANYYKFGPATGPKSRIVEPWDDEGSWYVADNFVFGFPQVTADNWAGGVQGKFWQKVRAEKPFPWAPVVTHTAEQAYMLVLAQAGAVLPRRDAVDARIVEEVASGKARFGRGGRGLIDSQAEVGGWPELRGGTPPADSDHDGMPDQWEVEHGLDPLEAKDSSADPDGDGYTNLEDYLNYLCLSLQQVGAEQRAK from the coding sequence ATGAGAACCGTCTATGGGCTGCTGAGTTGGGTGGCTTGGGTGGCACCGCTGTGCGCACAAACGCTGGCCTTCCCCGGGGCCGAAGGATTCGGGCGGTTCACGGTAGGAGGTCGGGGCGGGCGGGTCATCGAGGTTACCACCTTAGCTGACTCAGGTCCGGGGAGTCTCCGAGAAGCGCTAGAGCAGCCGGGCGCGCGCACCGTAGTGTTTCGCGTCGGAGGGACAATCACCCTGCAGTCGCCGCTCGTCGTTTCTCATGACAGCGTGACGATAGCCGGACAAACGGCACCAGGCGACGGGATTTGTGTGCGCGGCTACCCGGTGCTCATCGAGGCTGACAACGTGGTCATCCGCTTCCTCAGGTGCCGCATGGGCGACGACAATCGCATCGAGGGCGATGCCCTGAGCGCCATGTTCCGCAAGGAGCTGATCATCGACCACTGCTCGTTTAGCTGGGCGACCGACGAAGTCCTCACGGTTCGGGACAACGAGAACAGCACGGTGCAGTGGTGCATCATCGCCGAGAGTCTACGTCGGTCCTACCACCATAAGGGCCCCCATGGCTACGGCGGCATCTGGGGAGGGAAAGGGGCTTCCTTCCACCACAATTTGCTCGCGCACCATTCGAGCCGCAATCCGCGTTTCAACGGCAGCCGTTATCACCGCCAACCGGAGCGGGAGCTTGTCGACTTCCGCAACAACGTTATCTACAATTGGGGCGGCCAAAGCGCTTATGGTGGTGAGCGAGGGCGCCAGAACGTGGTCGCCAACTACTACAAGTTCGGCCCGGCCACAGGGCCAAAGAGCCGCATCGTGGAGCCCTGGGACGATGAAGGGAGCTGGTATGTGGCCGACAACTTTGTATTCGGGTTCCCCCAGGTCACGGCCGATAATTGGGCAGGAGGAGTCCAAGGCAAGTTCTGGCAGAAGGTGAGGGCGGAGAAGCCGTTTCCTTGGGCCCCGGTGGTCACGCATACGGCTGAGCAAGCCTACATGCTGGTGCTTGCTCAGGCAGGTGCTGTGCTGCCGCGCAGAGATGCCGTGGACGCCCGCATTGTGGAAGAAGTGGCAAGCGGGAAGGCGCGGTTCGGCAGAGGAGGCCGGGGCCTCATCGACTCGCAGGCTGAAGTCGGCGGCTGGCCGGAGCTGCGCGGCGGAACGCCACCGGCCGATAGCGATCACGATGGCATGCCTGACCAATGGGAGGTCGAGCACGGGCTTGACCCCCTCGAGGCCAAAGACAGCAGCGCCGATCCCGACGGGGATGGCTACACCAACCTCGAGGACTATCTGAACTACCTATGCCTATCGCTGCAGCAGGTCGGGGCCGAACAGAGGGCAAAGTGA
- a CDS encoding glycoside hydrolase family 28 protein has product MQRVVPPLFPARDFDVTQFGAVGDGQTDCTEAFRKAIEQCHQAGGGRVVVPQGTYLTGAIHLLSNVNLHLLKDARILFSRDTKKYLPLVYTRFEGVECMNYSPFVYAFEQENIAVTGEGVLDGQADTSMWWPWTGNPRHGWSAGKPEHTADRERLFRMAEEGVPIEKRLFGEGHYLRPNFIQFYKCKNVLIEGVTLERSPMWVMHPVLCESVTIRKVKVVSPGPNNDGCNPESSRDVLITDCYFDTGDDCVAIKSGRNADGRRVATPSENIIVRNCTMKDGHGGVVIGSETSGGCRNVFVENCTMDSPNLDRALRIKTNSLRGGVIENVFMRNVQIGEVRETVVHIFFYYGEGDVGPHTPVTRNIHLSNVTSKKSQYALFIKAYERSPVKGLFLESCRFDGVERGNVLEHVKGLVLKDVTLNGVRMAAEDSHRAAVAE; this is encoded by the coding sequence TTGCAGCGCGTTGTCCCGCCCCTCTTTCCCGCGCGTGATTTTGACGTGACGCAGTTTGGGGCAGTTGGCGACGGACAAACTGACTGCACAGAGGCCTTCAGGAAGGCGATAGAACAGTGCCATCAGGCAGGCGGTGGAAGAGTCGTTGTCCCGCAGGGCACCTATCTGACCGGGGCCATCCATTTGCTGAGCAACGTGAACCTGCATCTGCTCAAGGATGCGCGCATCCTGTTCAGCCGGGATACCAAGAAGTACCTGCCGCTGGTGTACACGCGCTTCGAGGGGGTCGAGTGCATGAACTATTCTCCATTCGTATACGCATTCGAGCAGGAGAACATCGCCGTAACGGGCGAAGGTGTGCTCGACGGCCAGGCGGACACTTCCATGTGGTGGCCTTGGACCGGCAATCCCCGACACGGATGGTCGGCCGGCAAGCCGGAGCACACTGCAGACCGCGAACGGCTCTTCCGCATGGCCGAAGAAGGGGTACCGATCGAGAAGCGTCTGTTCGGCGAGGGACACTATCTGCGGCCCAATTTCATCCAGTTCTACAAGTGCAAGAATGTCCTGATTGAGGGGGTGACACTCGAGCGATCGCCGATGTGGGTCATGCACCCGGTGCTCTGCGAGAGCGTCACGATCCGCAAGGTGAAGGTGGTGAGTCCCGGCCCCAATAACGACGGCTGCAACCCGGAGTCGTCGCGGGACGTCTTGATTACGGATTGTTACTTCGACACGGGTGACGACTGCGTCGCCATCAAGTCCGGGCGAAATGCCGACGGCAGGCGGGTGGCGACGCCGAGCGAAAACATCATCGTTCGGAACTGCACCATGAAAGACGGCCACGGGGGCGTGGTCATTGGCAGCGAGACCAGTGGCGGCTGCCGCAACGTGTTTGTGGAAAACTGCACCATGGACAGCCCGAACCTCGATCGCGCGCTGCGCATCAAGACGAACTCCTTGCGCGGTGGCGTGATTGAGAACGTCTTCATGCGCAATGTGCAGATCGGGGAAGTGAGGGAGACCGTCGTGCACATTTTCTTCTATTACGGGGAAGGCGACGTCGGCCCGCACACGCCGGTGACGAGGAACATCCACCTTTCGAATGTAACGAGCAAGAAAAGCCAGTACGCGCTGTTCATCAAGGCCTACGAGCGCTCCCCGGTGAAGGGTCTGTTTCTCGAATCCTGCCGCTTCGATGGTGTAGAAAGGGGCAATGTGTTGGAGCATGTGAAAGGACTCGTGCTGAAGGACGTGACGCTGAATGGTGTGCGCATGGCCGCTGAGGACTCTCACCGCGCCGCTGTGGCGGAGTAG